The genomic segment GCTATTGCAGGCGCAAACAAAGCTTTACAAACATTGCGCTAATACAAAGTCTCGTGGTCAGGTCTTACAATGTGCATTGGATGAAACTTACATTGGCTCGCAAAGCAGGTTAAGTTGATTGCTCATGTTAAATGTAAGACTTGATCCTAAAGTTTTTCGAAGTTAGGTTTTAGCGCATACATGAAAGAGCTAATTTCCAATCTTCTCGAGTGGTTACTATATTCAAAAAATCCAAATTTGTTCTACAAATGATTTTCAATAACTCAGGATTCTGGTTGTCCTCAACGGTATAAGGACTCCAAGTTGTCGCTGCTTCTTTTGCGTTCTGAGAGAATTCACTGTTTGAATCTACAGTTGCTTGTAACTTGGGGTAAGCTTTAAAAATTTTATTTTTGGCTTCCTTAATCGTCTCTACATTAATTGTTTGGTATGTAAGGCAAGCATCAAGTTTGTACCAACTGTATAAAACTATGAATCCTTGTGCTCGGCATTCTTTCTCATCATTATTCATATCTTGGGAAAATGTTGGGGAGCTAAAGAATAGAGTAACAATAAAAGCTGATAGAAATTTCATTAAATAAAGTCTTAGTAAGGTGTTGGTACTCTAAAGCAGCAGAAAAAATAACCGATTTAGAAAAGTAAAACGCAGGGGCCCATTTAATGTCTTACTGGGTGAATCCTGACGTATTCTTTTATATTACATGAGATTAACCTGAATTTCCCGTTCTATTTTTATACTATTGAATCAGGTTCGCTATCGATCTGCTTTGGTTAGAGTGGCCTAGAGGCAAGGTTTCCTATGGCTTCCCCTGTATAAAACCCTGTGGTGAAAATGACATTATCAATGTTATGGCGGTCTGAATTTTTTTATTATGTATGTGTTTATGGTGTTGTTAAATAATAGAGTAGGAGTAATCCAACCTCTGGCGTCGTTATATGAACGATGATAAAAGCCCTGTATTTACAGGGCTTTTATCATTTTTTTTAGTGCTGATGATTAGTTTGATTCAAACACTAAATCAGCCAATCCTGCTGATATGATTTTTAAATGTAATGAGTGAACCTTATTCAATTACCGCCTTAAACTTACTACTCTCCTGCTGAATCAACTGGCTTTCATAATTCACCCCCACCGAATAGGCGGCGATTTTGCCTAGATGCGTATAGGGCAGGCCAGTCTCTAGCGCCCAGTCATTAAATAGCTGCTGGATTTTATTTAAATCACGTTTGGCTGTGGGCTGGTCGGGGATGTCGAGGCCGGCTTGTTGTAGGGCCAGTACCACGTCCTGGGTTAGCACAAAGGCGTCTTTGCCGATGTAGCGCAAAAGCCATTGCCCGGTTTGCCCTCCCAGGCGGCTGCCGTGGGTTTTTAGAAAGGCCATTAACTCCACTTGCCGCGCTGCGGGGTAGCTGTTTAGAAAACGCGCAAAGCTGCCGTGTTGCTGGCTGTATTCCCGCACAAAGCTCACGTTTTCCATCAGCGCCTGAATTTTTGGCCAGTGCCGCACCACGCGCACGTCGCTGCAATAGGCTTCCCATTGCTCGGCTGAGAGCATGGCCAGCCGGTCTGGATCAAAGCCGAGAAAAGCTTCTTCAAACTGCGGCCATTTATTGCTGATTACGGTCCAGTTAAAGCCTGCCTGATTAATGGCTTTGCACATCATGGCTAGGATGCGGTGATCGGGCAGGGCTAAAAACTGTGCTTCGCTGGCTACGGGGGGCAGCAAATCCTGCAAGGCCTGCTCGCCTCCTTTGCGTGCAATGGCGCGGGCTTTGATTTCGGCAAATTTCTGCATTGTTATCTCGCTGGTTTGATTGGGCTGCTATGCAAAAGATTAAAGTATTTATGGTGCTTGAAGGTGCTCATTTTTACCCCGAATAGCCATAGTTTATTTGCAGCAATCCCATACCACTATCTGCTTATCTATTTAGTTTTAAATGAGTCACTGTGCTTTCTTTACCCAAAATGGTAGCCCTTAATTAAAAAGCTACAGGTGATCAATATTCGTTAAGTAGTGCTCTGCTTGCAATAATGTGGCGCTTTGTTCGCTTTCTGGCATTTTTTTCCATGTTTGGTAGGTCATGCCAAGGCGGGGGTTTTTTTGCAGGGTGGCGCTGTGGCGGTGGTGAAAATGCCAGTACAGGCTGTTAAACGGGCAGGCGCCTTCGCCGTGTCTTTGCGCGTGCTGATAGCTGCAGCCTTTGCAATAGTCGCTCATTTTATGAATATAGCTGGCGGAGCTGGTATAGGGCTTGCTGCCCAGCAGGCCGCCATCGGCGTATTGGCTCATGCCGCGGGTGTTGGGTAGCTCTACCCATTCAAAGGCATCCACATAGATGCCCAAATACCATGCATCGACTTCATCCGGGGCAATGCCTGCCAGCAGGGCAAAGTTGCCGGTAAGCATTAGGCGCTGAATATGGTGGGCGTAGCCCAAGGCCAGCGATTGATCAATCGCGTGCTTTAAGCAGCTCATTTTGGTTTGCCCACTCCAAAACCAGCGCGGCAGGGGGCGTTGGTGGTTTAGGGCGTTAAGCGTGGCATAGCCCGGCATCCGTGCCCAATACACGGCGCGGACAAATTCCCGCCAGCCTAGTATTTGGCGGATAAAGCCTTCTGTGGTGGATAAGGAAACGCGCCCGGCTTTTAGCTCTTTTTCTGCGGCCTGAATGACTTCCATGGGGTGCAGCAGTTTTATATTCAGCGCAAATGAAATTCCTGCATGAAATAAAGTGGGCGATGCGCTGCTCATGGCATCCTGATACGCGCCAAAATTGGGCAGGGCGGTTTCAATAAATACCGCCAGCGTTTGCTTGGCCTGGCTGCGGCTAATCGGCCAGGCAAAATCAGCTGCCTGCGGTGCGCCTAGGGTTTTGATCTGGGCTTGGGTGATTTCGTCCCACAGGGCGGTGAGATCGTTGTGGTGGTTTAGCCAAGGGCTGGCTGGGGGCTGGCCGCCCCAGCGTTTACGGTTGTCCTGATCATAATTCCATTGCCCGCCCAGGGGCTGGCCATTGTCATCCAGTAAAATTTGATATTGCTTACGCAGCGCGCGGTAGAAGTACTCCATACGCGGGATTTTTTGCGCAAACTGTTGGCTGATGCTGGCTCGGTCTTGCAGAAAATGCTCGCTATCTACCACGGTAACGGGAATGCCAAAGTCGGCGCTTTGAAACGCACTTTCTAGGCGGTATTCATCGGCTTGCTGGCGCTCTAACTGGCTGATTTGCCCGGCTTTAATCAGGGCATGCAGATTATCAATAAAATTTTGCTGATTATCCTGATCGCCAATCTTGATATAGCGCACGCGGCAGCCCGCTTTTTGCAGGGCTTGGGCAAAGCCGCGCATGGCAGCAAAAATGCCCAGTACTTTTTGGGCGTGATGCCAAGCGTAATCAGTTTCGCTGCGCAGCTCCATCAGCACATAAGTCAGATCACTTCTGGCCCGCTCGCTTTCGCTAAACCAGCTGTGCCTGATATTAAGCTGATCGCCCAGAATTAGCCTTAAGGTGCTCATCGTGGCTCTTTTTGATTGGCGCAGCGCACGCAGCAGTATTTGACGGCTTCCCAATTTTTTTGCCATTTTTTGCGCCACACAAAGGGGCGCTGGCAAACAGGGCAGATTTTCTGGGGCAGGGTAAGTTTATGGTGTGCCATGTTGCGTCATCAGAAATAGGCTAAAGCAGATGGGATTAATCGGGCGGTGTAATGATAGTTTACTT from the Iodobacter fluviatilis genome contains:
- a CDS encoding DNA-3-methyladenine glycosylase I, with the protein product MQKFAEIKARAIARKGGEQALQDLLPPVASEAQFLALPDHRILAMMCKAINQAGFNWTVISNKWPQFEEAFLGFDPDRLAMLSAEQWEAYCSDVRVVRHWPKIQALMENVSFVREYSQQHGSFARFLNSYPAARQVELMAFLKTHGSRLGGQTGQWLLRYIGKDAFVLTQDVVLALQQAGLDIPDQPTAKRDLNKIQQLFNDWALETGLPYTHLGKIAAYSVGVNYESQLIQQESSKFKAVIE
- a CDS encoding cryptochrome/photolyase family protein; its protein translation is MAKKLGSRQILLRALRQSKRATMSTLRLILGDQLNIRHSWFSESERARSDLTYVLMELRSETDYAWHHAQKVLGIFAAMRGFAQALQKAGCRVRYIKIGDQDNQQNFIDNLHALIKAGQISQLERQQADEYRLESAFQSADFGIPVTVVDSEHFLQDRASISQQFAQKIPRMEYFYRALRKQYQILLDDNGQPLGGQWNYDQDNRKRWGGQPPASPWLNHHNDLTALWDEITQAQIKTLGAPQAADFAWPISRSQAKQTLAVFIETALPNFGAYQDAMSSASPTLFHAGISFALNIKLLHPMEVIQAAEKELKAGRVSLSTTEGFIRQILGWREFVRAVYWARMPGYATLNALNHQRPLPRWFWSGQTKMSCLKHAIDQSLALGYAHHIQRLMLTGNFALLAGIAPDEVDAWYLGIYVDAFEWVELPNTRGMSQYADGGLLGSKPYTSSASYIHKMSDYCKGCSYQHAQRHGEGACPFNSLYWHFHHRHSATLQKNPRLGMTYQTWKKMPESEQSATLLQAEHYLTNIDHL